Proteins encoded in a region of the Stieleria neptunia genome:
- a CDS encoding DUF3592 domain-containing protein — translation MNRSTESLAESLSDLFSENVTVDHQQSSEQGGVNVTIAEIRYRSSDAESESSRRVRQTVAVLDEEIHLPYVAMFPHRKGILGAVFSAIGGMNDVNFDDSPKFSADYLLHAWNEKAVRLLFTPKLREYFSQHAGWSLRGNRGRIAVFQQGRVCKSEELDEFVNASAEIFRLIREGEQELDRHPEINREARVQDAYAAAENMGGIAGRILRNELDRIALSSDEVRQFLAQPVPRLDIPSGMHRQVIPDVKMLIAMGIVFTVAGVVVPILIFLVLQGNDRLFGIPFAATFLLAGGLMLFFSIRHGRRKYRLLREGTVHTGRIERVERTNTEINSRRRYVLHVTYDVDGQSRQTTANVYSGIERARSLADQNAAVRVLVDPQDEKHVLCVDSLVIT, via the coding sequence ATGAATCGATCCACCGAATCACTCGCCGAATCGCTTTCTGATCTCTTTTCTGAGAATGTGACGGTCGATCATCAGCAGTCCAGTGAACAGGGCGGCGTAAACGTTACGATTGCGGAGATCCGCTACCGGTCCTCGGACGCTGAATCCGAATCGTCACGGCGCGTCCGGCAGACCGTGGCCGTGTTGGATGAAGAGATCCATCTTCCCTACGTCGCGATGTTCCCCCATCGCAAAGGGATCCTTGGAGCGGTCTTTTCGGCCATCGGGGGAATGAACGACGTCAACTTTGACGACTCACCGAAATTCTCGGCCGACTATTTGCTACACGCCTGGAATGAAAAAGCGGTCCGTCTGTTGTTCACACCGAAGCTGCGCGAATATTTTTCCCAGCACGCGGGCTGGAGTCTGCGTGGAAACCGCGGCCGCATCGCCGTCTTCCAGCAAGGGCGCGTTTGCAAGAGCGAAGAATTGGATGAGTTTGTCAACGCTTCGGCCGAGATCTTTCGGTTGATTCGAGAGGGCGAACAGGAACTCGACCGGCACCCGGAAATCAATCGTGAAGCCCGGGTTCAAGATGCCTATGCGGCGGCCGAAAACATGGGTGGAATCGCCGGCCGTATCCTGCGCAACGAACTTGATCGGATCGCATTGTCCAGCGATGAAGTCCGACAGTTTCTCGCCCAACCGGTCCCGCGGCTGGATATCCCCTCGGGAATGCATCGTCAGGTCATTCCGGACGTAAAAATGCTGATTGCCATGGGAATCGTATTCACTGTCGCAGGGGTCGTCGTCCCGATTTTGATTTTTTTGGTGCTGCAAGGCAATGACCGTCTGTTCGGCATTCCCTTCGCCGCCACCTTCCTGCTCGCGGGCGGCTTGATGCTGTTCTTTTCGATTCGGCACGGGCGCCGAAAATACCGACTGCTTCGGGAGGGTACGGTTCATACGGGGCGGATCGAGCGTGTCGAGCGGACGAACACGGAAATCAATTCGCGACGTCGCTATGTGCTGCACGTCACGTATGACGTCGACGGTCAATCGCGGCAGACGACCGCCAACGTTTATTCAGGGATCGAGCGGGCGAGATCGCTTGCCGATCAAAACGCAGCGGTGCGGGTTCTGGTCGATCCCCAAGACGAAAAGCATGTCCTGTGCGTCGATTCGCTGGTGATCACGTAG
- a CDS encoding DUF1583 domain-containing protein: protein MHCLSANADNHLADPYGGRWKRTVICLVLLLSGVCFTVRCPAQEPTLSAEEQRERTTAAKFLEVLLRRPNAGTALDRVFGYHIGVGDIGELIDGLTDKAEAATDEDESGRHWMVAGLLQLQRSEDAAAIEALAAAEAKLPESPLAAYYHGQALLMVGRTDEASAAMQRAIDLKPSRQDHLKFAGQLGRLYQRAGKTEEALRIWTQLEESFPGDDGVRQRIARVMIEEGDVPGALARYDALAKDARSPNDKIVFAMRAADLRAQAGDRPTAIRQFETLLGKLRPGSYLYDEARRRIEATFLSSGDYAGLAEYYQTWVDDHPEDLGAVIRLARTLSIQGRGPEALSWFEKAIELAPSDPTPRLALINAHVAAENYAEAARQYETLIELEPNNPDHFVRWGQILIENRKQPKEARIKAAADVWKRLANSRSDDAVIQSQVADLLRGAELVDDAIGQYQAAIKLAPDQPQYKEYLGEYLHGLEREAEALDVWRSLVAGELRNQKNLIRLAEVFHQFDRPEEALKVMSEACELDPTIEDRLRYSEWLRDAERFDAALEQIALAAAATENVDERERVFAAELKTYQASGKLEQRIAQARAETEAEDSDADAWRRLAILFNAAGKIPDALEAIEASLDRDPNSIDALEIAARMYEDSGRLPLAIEKRRLLAETDSRFRNGHLQKLSSLHLRVGETDQAVAVGKELLAASSGSIEAYRFYADLCGNIGRIDQRLDTLRRCARLNPRSNEAQQMLASQLAEDFKTDQAIELYWKMLDSAGDLDDRRNLVNTLTDLYLRTNRLDQLITRLEIRGRESGDRRTTIDLISTAHQQAGDLGLARQALEGLLAEDGRDTLLLERLVSLAEQVGEYDQAVALQRQLTRLAPDRKNEARLASLLIDIGEVDEAQVMWFRMTETSSDQTLLARNINRLYAAGENETAIKLAKQILERQSDDWETRFRLMVLQADEGDWETAAQTAENLIAMNLDDATLPDGGKPYERTVRTSSGQSYTRPSIRVGRLQNMYSLYQIVDDRYGYPSTMSLPQPMDFGHAKLMARYCQLKQMATQGSAINDHLAGLEKAAMAADASADQVWTWYETATIAASVQQSSFMSPQNPAEWTAIWRLAEVDREIGMSQLVSLFVNRISYAQRSDIALRKLPDDRMAWLKSKAESPDESVSDQYGRGASWQMIYGSELRIAGKTDEADQYFKQHLNNAIENADSVGLVTAIQQASTYGTDAQLWPLLEDAIQRQQELRRSYGNTPVAQLLSIFSAVKRIEDGLSKGPSDATYRERVFSLMDEMLKEEATKPLRRRVIRLTGIGGPRNQGRVVAGRYVQVSVEFPPTGLGPEDPFVFAQYNVWERMKDHADEWLQSLRTGIDASESPREAIQRHLAAASVLYWEKRVDEAIEQLQLANRLASNELPQMEPELRLMSADLLLRQDRKREALDAIDSLTVYDQNTMAVREFAAARLAAAIGDRERAQLAARRLFGVRLNTDAQIELAKLMRKLDMRQLASDLVRRLRSRGGSNTDQLQSLMTYFVAQGENDQAAEVAMELLRRSAPPRRSGSRYTTTNQVRRRNALQTLSTTGHLTSLIAATEEKLEKAPKSQRIRSELAELYVAAGKTEKSQALLGETELKDVNSARALEATAQQFVAAGKMDEACDAYLKLLRRKQDSFNQNFYEIKRPFDSQQRLGDLADLMIEVGVQKFTDHRVSEICSDLVRDANAVDKARALFSAMLDIPPTATNSMYSMSNIMGSASKILTDRELVMRTARFMIEASENGNTWSTLFNGYSTGSDGRHNNVTTYFVRHVSQSKENAQAVEELLRAKLQENEDWLEGKVWLALVLTANKEYDEAKELLEPLVQKDHNPQPTHDVLWLVGSLIDTHPPMQPLAERLYEYALENTTDRSNRDFQYSLKGRICNFMADIGNNSRARELALAAIADEKTNPGQQFGNPEYEAYQKIRSTLSMMEFLAKIDYPSDALRVAREFDKSLFGKAGRYQSGRQEQFEKQQNELLDQVRKLGGLATVRSMVNETTDGPTAVDFAITLGDQPFTDLAVSSLWIEMLEDAADDPKNAEALNEFAVEMKTLAEKRPQDDAASAAHAIASDVVGVHQPLYDLIDRWTGVTQDDPEVTNHRLRGRLLMASILRADRGASGDEAVATRKKFAELDFDSIPGTSRIEQTCFIAALAKQSLARSDQETTQRLWKRAIELGASQWMLLDLSHAAIDAGMPDISASAFATAVTAPAGPIEIDESEDNSAGSLGQLLGSARPRQSTSSTSSANELDPDEVRLAQRILDLDEAWRVKKLYTKFVFDPLVELTLGKPGSRIRTLCTPVSIKPNDRIVIHSVFDRLARRASWSKRTDKLMSLLTGDDSETNLLAGLVLLNDKRGEAALPRYQAVDATALNTLPKELVMQSLLLALDDSHCRPRALELGLALIDQNRPSQRYANIEPFDTFSLHLAKLAMDHGMKQEFVDVSINNYLELTAHDNDRYSAISSRVTRRLGQLEKVAQLLIPKGRLDQALTYLAMRQSGFAQGFDRGNDWVGCWALESIQAMPDRKAAYQILADWTFQGDGPLQTIRTLARRQPLPTWIPPSVGGYYPPFPPVPDQSLPIATNYYSLARLAMQIDATDDLLKRLQKAQSDGRAEADTAMAICLAAMKQPVAPELLSGITQSLDSIQPGDGKPASQAPLAELQLASILAADPAHDEFSKKVTKALIGHTHTQSRGYLMPWVARYEHTRGSAETSSLRSADDLTHWIRATHASAKDFSEGKTPAVWVTDGDSRIHHVCGFGTDFLWFRYPLQGNFTVEVETLDGGWRESELVFDGLQFAALAHNKSVYVKSQNSNDWSRFYSDVTKKNEFNRCSVTLDDESLSYRVNDRLIYREPRKNHSPWLAIMLAGDKRTSVQNIKITGQPTIARHVDLIPDDTLRGWSGQYLNAKLPTADVNLDQHDKNENAPRSYRSGPKPDQIKNLAWTVKNRELVSGKVLPQSFNGQNSIRYERPLGDGETISYEFFYEAGKTEAHPSIGRIAYVMRPTGLQLHLMNAPNTAWTIPKGFEVSLPGVEPKALPLKASQWNQVELTRRGTKLEIVLNGESIFNREPQTRLGDMVFGLFHNREQTSARIRKVRISGPWPEQVPKSLLSFSSRSETQ, encoded by the coding sequence ATGCATTGTCTTTCCGCCAACGCTGACAATCACCTCGCCGACCCGTACGGCGGGCGATGGAAGCGGACCGTCATCTGTTTGGTATTGCTTTTGTCCGGTGTCTGTTTCACAGTCCGTTGCCCTGCTCAAGAACCCACTCTTTCGGCAGAAGAGCAGCGTGAACGCACCACCGCGGCGAAGTTTTTGGAGGTGTTGCTGCGACGCCCCAACGCGGGAACCGCGCTGGACCGCGTGTTCGGTTACCACATCGGCGTCGGCGACATCGGCGAGTTGATTGACGGACTGACCGACAAGGCCGAAGCCGCGACCGACGAGGATGAGTCCGGTCGCCACTGGATGGTCGCGGGACTGCTGCAACTGCAACGCAGCGAAGACGCCGCGGCGATCGAGGCTTTGGCGGCGGCCGAAGCGAAACTGCCCGAGAGCCCGCTGGCCGCCTACTACCACGGCCAAGCCCTGTTGATGGTCGGACGGACCGACGAGGCATCCGCGGCGATGCAGCGGGCGATTGATTTGAAACCGTCGCGACAGGACCACCTGAAGTTCGCCGGTCAACTCGGTCGCCTGTACCAACGCGCCGGAAAGACCGAGGAAGCGCTGCGGATCTGGACGCAATTGGAAGAAAGTTTTCCGGGCGACGACGGGGTGCGACAGCGGATCGCCCGTGTGATGATCGAAGAAGGCGACGTGCCAGGAGCATTGGCACGGTACGACGCCTTGGCAAAAGACGCCCGCTCGCCGAATGACAAAATCGTGTTTGCGATGCGGGCCGCCGATCTCCGCGCCCAAGCAGGCGACCGGCCGACCGCAATCCGTCAATTCGAAACGCTGTTGGGGAAACTTCGCCCGGGCAGCTACCTGTACGACGAAGCTCGCCGGCGTATCGAAGCCACGTTCCTGTCCAGCGGTGACTATGCCGGTCTGGCGGAGTATTACCAAACCTGGGTCGACGACCATCCCGAAGATTTGGGCGCGGTCATTCGACTCGCCCGCACGCTGTCGATCCAGGGCCGCGGCCCCGAAGCGTTGTCCTGGTTCGAAAAGGCGATCGAACTGGCGCCCAGCGATCCCACGCCCCGATTGGCACTGATCAACGCCCACGTCGCCGCAGAAAACTACGCCGAGGCGGCCCGGCAGTACGAAACGCTGATCGAATTGGAACCGAACAATCCGGACCACTTCGTGCGTTGGGGCCAAATCCTGATCGAAAACCGCAAGCAACCCAAAGAAGCTCGTATCAAAGCGGCCGCTGACGTCTGGAAACGACTGGCAAACTCCCGCTCCGACGACGCCGTCATCCAGTCCCAGGTCGCCGATCTGCTACGTGGTGCCGAATTGGTCGACGACGCGATCGGGCAATACCAAGCCGCCATCAAACTCGCACCCGATCAACCGCAGTACAAGGAGTATCTCGGCGAGTACCTGCACGGGCTTGAGCGCGAAGCCGAAGCGTTGGACGTATGGCGATCGCTGGTCGCCGGCGAACTCCGCAATCAAAAGAACTTGATTCGATTGGCCGAGGTGTTCCACCAGTTTGACCGACCGGAGGAAGCGTTGAAGGTGATGTCCGAAGCCTGTGAATTGGATCCCACGATCGAAGATCGCTTGCGGTATTCCGAATGGCTGCGCGACGCCGAACGATTCGATGCGGCATTGGAACAAATCGCCTTGGCCGCCGCTGCGACCGAAAACGTTGACGAACGAGAGCGGGTGTTCGCGGCTGAATTGAAAACCTATCAAGCTTCGGGAAAACTGGAGCAACGGATCGCGCAAGCCCGCGCGGAAACCGAGGCCGAAGACAGCGATGCGGATGCGTGGCGACGACTGGCCATCCTCTTCAACGCCGCCGGAAAAATACCGGACGCACTCGAGGCGATCGAAGCCTCACTCGATCGCGATCCCAACTCGATCGACGCGTTGGAAATCGCCGCGCGGATGTACGAGGATTCGGGGCGGCTTCCCTTGGCGATCGAAAAACGCCGACTGTTGGCCGAAACCGATTCTCGATTTCGTAACGGGCACCTGCAAAAACTCTCCTCGCTGCATTTGCGAGTCGGAGAAACCGACCAGGCGGTCGCCGTCGGCAAAGAGCTGTTGGCCGCGTCCTCGGGTTCCATCGAGGCCTATCGATTCTACGCCGATTTGTGCGGGAACATCGGACGGATCGATCAACGCCTGGACACGCTACGACGCTGCGCGCGGTTGAATCCACGCAGCAACGAGGCCCAGCAAATGCTCGCCAGCCAACTGGCCGAGGATTTCAAGACCGATCAGGCGATCGAATTGTATTGGAAAATGCTCGACAGCGCCGGTGACCTGGACGATCGACGCAACCTCGTCAACACGCTGACGGATCTTTACTTGCGGACCAACCGACTGGATCAATTGATCACCCGTTTGGAAATCCGCGGGCGGGAATCCGGTGATCGACGCACCACGATCGACCTGATTTCGACCGCACACCAACAGGCGGGCGACCTGGGACTGGCACGCCAGGCACTAGAAGGACTGTTGGCCGAAGACGGTCGCGACACGTTGCTGTTGGAACGATTGGTGTCACTGGCCGAACAAGTCGGCGAGTACGACCAAGCGGTCGCCTTGCAACGTCAACTCACACGCCTGGCCCCCGACCGCAAGAACGAAGCCCGACTCGCGTCGCTGCTGATCGACATCGGCGAAGTCGACGAGGCTCAAGTGATGTGGTTTCGGATGACCGAGACGAGTTCGGATCAGACTCTCCTGGCCCGCAATATCAATCGTCTGTACGCGGCCGGCGAAAACGAAACGGCGATCAAATTGGCGAAACAGATCCTGGAGCGACAAAGTGACGATTGGGAAACACGTTTCCGCCTGATGGTGCTGCAGGCCGATGAAGGCGACTGGGAAACCGCAGCGCAGACCGCCGAAAACTTGATCGCGATGAACCTGGACGACGCGACGCTCCCCGACGGTGGCAAGCCGTACGAGAGAACGGTGCGAACCAGTTCCGGCCAGAGCTACACACGGCCGTCGATTCGAGTCGGGCGACTTCAAAACATGTACTCGCTCTACCAGATCGTTGATGATCGATACGGTTACCCATCGACGATGTCGCTGCCCCAACCGATGGATTTCGGCCACGCAAAATTGATGGCACGCTATTGCCAGCTCAAACAAATGGCCACCCAAGGCTCGGCGATCAACGACCACCTCGCAGGTCTGGAGAAAGCCGCCATGGCCGCCGACGCATCGGCCGACCAAGTCTGGACCTGGTACGAAACCGCCACGATTGCCGCATCCGTCCAGCAAAGCTCCTTCATGAGCCCCCAAAACCCCGCCGAATGGACAGCGATCTGGCGTCTGGCGGAAGTCGATCGAGAGATCGGGATGTCGCAACTGGTCAGCTTGTTCGTCAATCGAATCAGCTACGCCCAGCGCAGCGACATCGCATTGCGGAAACTGCCCGATGATCGCATGGCTTGGTTGAAATCGAAAGCGGAATCACCGGACGAATCCGTCTCCGATCAATATGGCCGCGGCGCGTCGTGGCAGATGATCTATGGATCGGAGCTTCGGATCGCAGGCAAAACCGACGAAGCGGATCAATACTTCAAGCAACATCTCAACAATGCCATCGAAAACGCCGACTCGGTCGGCTTGGTCACTGCGATCCAGCAAGCGTCGACCTACGGCACCGACGCACAGCTCTGGCCGCTCTTGGAAGATGCGATCCAACGCCAACAAGAGCTCCGACGGTCTTACGGCAACACGCCCGTGGCTCAACTACTTTCGATATTCAGCGCCGTAAAACGCATCGAGGATGGGTTGTCCAAGGGGCCCAGCGATGCGACCTATCGAGAGCGTGTGTTTTCCTTGATGGACGAAATGCTGAAAGAGGAAGCGACCAAGCCCCTGCGACGACGCGTCATTCGATTGACGGGAATTGGTGGCCCCAGAAATCAAGGCCGCGTGGTGGCCGGACGTTATGTCCAAGTCAGCGTCGAATTCCCCCCGACCGGCCTCGGCCCAGAGGATCCATTCGTGTTTGCCCAATACAACGTCTGGGAACGCATGAAGGATCACGCCGACGAATGGCTCCAATCGCTGCGAACGGGCATCGACGCGTCCGAGTCTCCGCGTGAAGCGATCCAGCGACACCTCGCCGCGGCATCGGTGTTGTATTGGGAAAAACGCGTCGATGAAGCGATCGAGCAACTCCAGCTGGCGAACCGCTTGGCATCGAACGAACTGCCCCAGATGGAACCGGAATTGCGTCTGATGTCGGCTGATTTGCTGTTGCGACAAGACCGCAAACGCGAAGCCTTGGACGCGATCGATTCGTTGACCGTCTATGACCAAAACACGATGGCGGTTCGCGAGTTCGCCGCGGCTCGATTGGCTGCCGCGATCGGAGACCGCGAGCGGGCGCAACTGGCGGCGCGGCGATTGTTCGGCGTTCGTCTGAACACCGACGCCCAGATCGAGCTCGCCAAACTGATGCGTAAATTGGACATGCGACAGCTCGCTTCGGACCTCGTCCGGCGACTAAGAAGCCGCGGCGGCAGCAACACCGACCAGCTGCAATCGTTGATGACTTACTTCGTCGCCCAAGGCGAAAACGATCAGGCCGCCGAAGTGGCGATGGAACTGCTGCGTCGCAGCGCCCCACCACGCCGCTCGGGCAGCCGCTACACGACGACCAATCAAGTCCGACGCCGCAACGCCCTGCAAACGCTCTCGACGACGGGACACTTGACGTCGCTGATCGCCGCGACCGAAGAAAAACTCGAAAAAGCCCCCAAAAGCCAACGGATCCGGTCGGAGCTGGCCGAATTGTACGTGGCCGCCGGCAAAACGGAAAAATCACAGGCGCTGCTCGGCGAAACCGAACTGAAGGATGTCAACAGCGCGCGTGCCCTGGAAGCGACCGCCCAACAATTCGTGGCCGCCGGAAAAATGGACGAAGCCTGCGACGCCTACCTAAAACTGTTGCGACGCAAGCAAGATTCCTTCAACCAAAACTTCTACGAGATCAAACGCCCCTTCGATAGCCAACAGCGACTCGGCGACCTGGCCGATCTGATGATCGAAGTCGGCGTGCAAAAGTTTACCGATCATCGAGTGTCGGAAATTTGCAGCGATTTGGTTCGCGATGCAAATGCCGTCGACAAAGCCCGTGCGCTGTTTTCAGCTATGCTGGACATCCCGCCGACCGCCACCAATTCGATGTACTCGATGAGCAACATCATGGGTTCGGCCAGCAAGATCCTAACCGATCGCGAACTCGTGATGCGGACGGCGCGTTTCATGATCGAAGCGTCCGAAAACGGAAACACATGGAGCACGCTGTTCAACGGTTATTCCACCGGCAGCGACGGTCGACACAACAACGTGACCACCTACTTCGTCCGCCACGTCTCCCAGAGTAAGGAAAACGCCCAAGCGGTCGAAGAATTGTTGCGGGCCAAACTACAAGAGAACGAAGATTGGCTGGAAGGCAAGGTCTGGCTCGCGCTCGTGTTGACGGCGAACAAGGAATACGACGAAGCCAAGGAGTTACTTGAGCCGCTGGTCCAGAAAGACCACAATCCGCAACCGACGCACGACGTGCTGTGGTTGGTCGGCAGCTTGATCGATACCCATCCGCCGATGCAGCCGTTGGCCGAGCGTCTTTATGAGTACGCGTTGGAGAACACGACCGACCGCAGCAACCGCGACTTTCAGTATTCGTTGAAAGGTCGGATCTGTAACTTCATGGCCGACATTGGCAACAACAGCCGCGCCCGCGAACTGGCTCTGGCAGCCATCGCGGACGAAAAGACCAATCCGGGTCAACAGTTCGGCAATCCCGAGTACGAAGCCTATCAAAAGATCCGATCAACGCTGAGCATGATGGAATTCTTGGCGAAAATCGACTATCCCTCCGATGCCCTCCGTGTCGCACGCGAATTCGACAAATCGCTGTTCGGGAAAGCCGGCCGCTATCAATCGGGACGCCAGGAGCAGTTTGAAAAGCAGCAAAACGAGTTATTGGATCAGGTCCGAAAGCTGGGCGGATTGGCCACGGTCCGCTCGATGGTCAATGAAACCACCGACGGTCCCACCGCCGTTGATTTCGCGATCACCCTAGGCGATCAACCGTTTACCGATCTCGCCGTGTCGTCGCTGTGGATTGAAATGCTGGAAGACGCGGCCGATGATCCGAAGAACGCCGAAGCGTTGAATGAGTTTGCCGTCGAAATGAAAACGCTCGCCGAGAAGCGTCCGCAAGACGATGCCGCCTCCGCCGCCCACGCGATCGCCTCGGATGTCGTCGGAGTCCATCAACCGCTGTATGATCTGATCGACCGTTGGACCGGCGTCACACAAGACGATCCCGAGGTGACGAATCATCGGCTACGGGGGCGGTTGCTGATGGCGTCGATACTGCGAGCCGACCGCGGAGCATCCGGTGACGAAGCTGTTGCGACACGAAAGAAGTTTGCGGAGCTGGATTTCGATTCGATTCCGGGAACCAGCCGAATCGAACAAACCTGTTTCATCGCTGCGTTGGCAAAGCAATCACTGGCGCGGAGTGACCAGGAAACCACACAGCGATTGTGGAAACGGGCGATTGAATTGGGCGCCAGCCAATGGATGTTGTTGGATCTGTCACACGCAGCGATCGACGCAGGGATGCCCGACATTTCGGCGTCCGCGTTCGCCACGGCCGTCACGGCACCCGCCGGTCCGATCGAGATAGACGAATCAGAAGACAACTCGGCAGGTTCCTTGGGACAGTTGCTCGGCAGCGCTCGCCCGCGACAATCCACGTCGTCCACGTCGTCGGCCAACGAACTGGATCCAGACGAAGTCCGACTGGCACAACGCATTTTGGATCTCGATGAAGCGTGGCGCGTCAAAAAGCTGTACACAAAATTCGTCTTCGATCCTCTCGTTGAACTCACACTGGGAAAACCCGGCTCGCGAATTCGAACGCTGTGCACACCGGTTTCCATCAAGCCGAATGATCGGATCGTCATTCATAGCGTTTTCGATCGCTTGGCCCGCCGGGCGAGCTGGTCAAAGCGTACGGACAAATTGATGTCCCTGCTGACCGGCGATGATTCCGAAACGAATCTGTTGGCCGGACTGGTGCTGCTCAATGACAAACGGGGCGAAGCGGCGTTGCCACGGTACCAGGCCGTTGACGCCACGGCGCTCAACACGCTTCCCAAAGAATTGGTCATGCAATCGTTGCTGTTGGCGCTCGATGATTCGCATTGTCGCCCCCGCGCGCTTGAGTTGGGGTTGGCACTGATCGACCAAAACCGACCGTCCCAGCGATACGCCAACATCGAACCGTTTGATACGTTTTCGTTGCACCTGGCAAAGCTAGCCATGGACCATGGAATGAAGCAAGAGTTCGTCGACGTGTCGATCAACAACTACCTTGAATTGACCGCCCACGACAACGACCGCTATTCGGCGATCAGCAGCCGCGTCACGCGACGTTTGGGCCAATTAGAAAAGGTCGCCCAGTTGTTGATACCCAAAGGGCGACTCGATCAAGCATTGACCTACCTGGCGATGCGGCAAAGCGGATTCGCACAAGGCTTCGATCGCGGAAATGACTGGGTCGGGTGCTGGGCGTTGGAGTCGATTCAGGCCATGCCGGATCGTAAAGCGGCCTACCAAATCCTGGCCGATTGGACCTTCCAAGGCGATGGTCCGCTGCAAACGATCCGAACGCTCGCTCGGCGTCAGCCGTTGCCGACCTGGATTCCCCCGTCGGTCGGCGGTTATTACCCGCCGTTCCCGCCCGTTCCCGATCAGTCCCTGCCGATCGCGACGAACTACTACTCCCTGGCGCGACTGGCGATGCAGATCGATGCGACAGACGATCTTTTGAAACGATTGCAAAAAGCACAATCGGACGGGCGCGCGGAAGCCGACACCGCGATGGCGATCTGTCTGGCGGCGATGAAGCAACCCGTCGCGCCAGAATTGCTTTCCGGCATCACCCAGTCGCTGGATTCGATTCAACCGGGCGACGGAAAACCGGCATCGCAGGCACCGCTGGCGGAACTGCAACTCGCGTCGATCCTGGCAGCCGACCCGGCTCACGATGAGTTTTCTAAAAAGGTGACGAAGGCCCTGATCGGTCATACGCACACCCAATCACGCGGGTATTTGATGCCTTGGGTGGCGCGGTACGAACACACGCGAGGTTCGGCGGAAACGTCATCCTTGCGTTCGGCCGATGATCTGACGCACTGGATCCGCGCGACGCACGCCAGCGCCAAAGATTTTTCGGAAGGAAAAACGCCGGCAGTCTGGGTGACCGATGGCGACAGTCGAATCCATCATGTTTGTGGATTTGGCACCGACTTCTTGTGGTTCCGCTATCCGCTGCAAGGCAATTTCACCGTCGAAGTCGAAACGTTGGACGGCGGTTGGCGAGAATCGGAACTGGTGTTCGACGGGCTGCAGTTCGCCGCGTTGGCGCATAACAAAAGTGTCTACGTGAAATCACAAAACAGCAACGACTGGTCGAGATTCTACTCTGACGTCACCAAGAAAAACGAATTCAACCGTTGCAGCGTAACGCTGGATGACGAATCGCTCAGCTATCGCGTCAACGATCGATTGATCTATCGCGAACCGCGAAAAAATCACTCGCCTTGGCTCGCGATCATGCTTGCCGGTGACAAACGCACGTCCGTGCAAAACATCAAAATCACCGGACAACCCACCATTGCTCGCCACGTCGACTTGATCCCCGACGACACGCTGCGGGGTTGGTCGGGACAGTACTTGAATGCAAAACTCCCCACGGCCGACGTGAATCTCGATCAACACGACAAAAACGAAAACGCCCCCCGAAGCTATCGATCGGGGCCCAAACCCGACCAGATCAAGAACCTAGCCTGGACGGTCAAGAACAGAGAATTGGTCAGCGGCAAGGTCCTGCCACAAAGCTTCAATGGGCAGAACAGCATCCGCTATGAACGCCCACTCGGCGACGGCGAAACGATCTCCTATGAATTTTTCTACGAAGCAGGGAAAACGGAGGCTCACCCCTCGATCGGCCGAATTGCTTACGTGATGCGTCCGACGGGTTTGCAGCTGCACTTGATGAATGCCCCAAACACGGCCTGGACGATTCCCAAAGGATTCGAAGTCTCCTTGCCCGGCGTGGAACCCAAAGCGTTGCCGCTGAAGGCATCTCAATGGAACCAGGTAGAACTGACACGCCGAGGCACCAAGCTGGAAATCGTGCTCAACGGTGAATCAATTTTCAACCGAGAGCCACAAACGCGACTCGGTGACATGGTGTTCGGATTGTTCCACAACCGCGAACAGACATCCGCGCGGATTCGAAAGGTTCGAATCAGCGGACCATGGCCGGAGCAGGTTCCGAAGTCGCTCCTTTCCTTTTCCAGTCGTTCCGAGACGCAATGA